The sequence AGTTCCCACAAACCTCAACCCTTGAGAAAactttgaaagtggatggcccatagattgtagttggtGCCATCAAAAGTACATCGTGGGGCCTTTGTATGAGAGTCTTTATCCATAGAGAGGACGAGATAAGAACAATGCTAGAGAAGAAAGTACCTTGCAACCATAGATCAGAACAACAACTAGCAGGTAGGGATCGGATGTAGCAGGAGATGATGCAAATGCAGCAGGAGAAGAAGAGGGAGTAGGGATCGGATGTAGGAGGAGATGATGCAGCAGGCGCAGGTGTGTGTGCAGGGGACGATCGGACGAGTAGCAGGGGCGTGCAAAGGTGTATGCGCAGGGGACGATCGAACGTGTAGCAGGGGCATGCACATGGGACGATCGGATGAGCAGGGGCGTGCACAGGGCCGGGGACGATCGAACAAAGCTTGGTGATGGCCAGATCTGACAAGGGAGTAGCCGGATCTGATAGGGGAGTGCCGGATCTGACAGACGGTAGTGCTGGTGATAAAGAAGATGCCAGATTAGGATcggtattgctctgataccatgtaagaaagcaaaaacaatgaaggctttaaggaaaatgattctcctttgcttagcttttggagtgaatggttgtttgacatggtattagagcggaaGATCCTatattcgaatctcgagagcagcaaaaaTATGCCTCTCTaaaatattattctcccacgggggacCAGGAAAATCAAGTCCGGCTCCAGGACCAggaaatcaagcccggcctatttatggtgtgagtgtccctctacCCTCGTCAGTATAGTCCCGTGCAAAGTTCCCAccccgcacgtgcgggggggtgggggggtgttgaagtgataaaagtCCTTTgacatacattgatacaccacactctgacagcttgagcttttggagtgaatggttgtttgacaagaACATCCAAATCTTGTAATGCTTGGAAAGGAAATTGTGAGGAAGTGTGGGGGCATCCCTTTCGCAGCGAAGGTGCTTGGAATCTTGATGCACTTTAAAACAGAGGAAAGAGAATGGTTGGTTGTCAAAGAAAGTGAAATTTGGAACCTACCTAAAGTAGAGAATTGCATTTACCCACTCTAAGGTTAAGCTATTTTCATCTGCCATCACATTTAAAGCAATGCTTTGCATATTGCTCAATATTTCCAAAAGATCATAGAATCGATGAGAAAAAACTAATCCTACTGTGGATGGCAGAAGGTTTCATTCAACCATCTGATGGAACTAAACAAATGGAAGATATCGGTGGAGAGTATTTTAATAATCTACAGTGGTGGTACTTCATTCAAGATGCCAAGAAAGATGATGATGGGAATATAGTATGGTGCAGAATGCATGACCTCGTGCACGATCTTGCACGCTCTGTTGCTGGGATTGAATGCTCCATTATGCAGGCCGGTGGAGAGTATTTTAATAATCTACTGTGGCGGTACTTCATTCAAGATGCCAAGAAAGATGATGATGGGAATATAGTATGGTGCAGAATGCATGACCTCGTGCACGATCTTGCACGCTCTGTTGCTGGGATTGAATGCTCCATTATGCAGGTCGACAGTGCAGTGACCATCCCTAACATATATCACCGCTTGTCCTTGGAGTGTGGGTATAGCAGATGGGTCCTAACAGTTCCAAAGGCCTCGAGGAAAGCAAACCATTTGCGAACACTGTTTCTGCTTGGAAGACATACGTTTAGCATCCCTCGTAATCTTTTGGTACATTTTATGTGCTTACGTGTGTTAGATTTAAGCCATGCGAATGTCACCACAGAGTTGTTGGTTTCAATCGGCAAGCTGAAACACTTGAGATACCTTGACTTGTCTTATACTCAAATGCAAGCCCTTCCTAAACCTATCACCACCCTTCACCATTTGCAAACTTTGAGACTCTTAGAGTGTTataatcttgtagagttacccaggGACATGAGCAAAATGACTAGCCTAAGACATCTTGAAATCAGTGCATATGATCAATGGAATGGTGTGTGAGATTATTACAAATCATTAACCCATATGCCAGATAATATCAGCGAATTAAAGTTCCTTCAGACCTTGTCAATATTCATCATTGGTAAGGATAGTGGACGTGGGATAAGAGAGCTGCAAAGCCTAGATCTTCGAGGAGAGTTGGTTATTCGAAATCTTGAGAATGCGAGGTGCGCAATAGATGCCCAGGAAGCCAAATTGAAGGAGAAGCCAAACCGTAGTGTGTTGGGATTTTCATGGGGTCATGATATTGATGTTAAATTGAGAGAAAGTGTCAAGCAAACCCTCGAAGGTCTCCgaccacatccaaatctcaaaaaGTTGGTGGTGGAAGAGTATGTGGGTGTCCAAATGCCACATTGGATGAGTTCTTGGTTGCTTCCAAATCTTGTTGAACTCTCACTAATCAATTGCAAAAGATGCGAAGAGCTCCCCCAGCTCGGCCAATTATCATTCCTTCTTGTGATACAAGGAATGGATGCTGTGAAATCTATTGGCAACCATTTCTATGGTGATGAAGTCACAGAGGGATTCCCATCTCTGAAAGTACTCATCTTCAAAGATCTGCCTAATTTAGAGGAGTGGTCAGGATTCAATGGAAGAGAAGTACTCCCTCACCTTGACAAATTAACTGTCTGGAGATGTCCAAAGTTAATAATGCTTCCATGCCTTCCGTCTCTAAAAGAGTTGCAATTGATGGATAGTGATGAGATGTTGTTAGGTTCCATGGGAAACCTAACCTCACTTTCCTCCCTTCTTATTGAAAGTTTTGAAGAGCTAAAGTTGCTACCGGATGGCTTGTTGCAAAATCATACCCGTCTCTCGATGCTATCAATTAGACGC is a genomic window of Magnolia sinica isolate HGM2019 chromosome 15, MsV1, whole genome shotgun sequence containing:
- the LOC131226800 gene encoding putative disease resistance protein RGA1, producing MAEGFIQPSDGTKQMEDIGGEYFNNLQWWYFIQDAKKDDDGNIVWCRMHDLVHDLARSVAGIECSIMQAGGEYFNNLLWRYFIQDAKKDDDGNIVWCRMHDLVHDLARSVAGIECSIMQVDSAVTIPNIYHRLSLECGYSRWVLTVPKASRKANHLRTLFLLGRHTFSIPRNLLDSGRGIRELQSLDLRGELVIRNLENARCAIDAQEAKLKEKPNRSVLGFSWGHDIDVKLRESVKQTLEGLRPHPNLKKLVVEEYVGVQMPHWMSSWLLPNLVELSLINCKRCEELPQLGQLSFLLVIQGMDAVKSIGNHFYGDEVTEGFPSLKVLIFKDLPNLEEWSGFNGREVLPHLDKLTVWRCPKLIMLPCLPSLKELQLMDSDEMLLGSMGNLTSLSSLLIESFEELKLLPDGLLQNHTRLSMLSIRRCPKLESLSGELGNLAALESLTISYCRELLLLPMELQNLASLRSLWIEGCNGLTSLRLHGLSSLQRLTIFDC